A single Lactuca sativa cultivar Salinas chromosome 8, Lsat_Salinas_v11, whole genome shotgun sequence DNA region contains:
- the LOC111911851 gene encoding disease resistance protein RUN1 isoform X2, which yields MAILTELPEEQEAAIKYDVFLSFRGKDTRLGFMDHLYQALVNENISTFLDEEEVETGEELKPELARAIKSSRASIVVLSKNYASSTWCLDELVMILEQRRVSDHIVLPVFYNVEPTHIRKQKSTFGEALFEHKQRIESEKDVEKKIQGAGKLEMWTKGLTEIADLKGKDATGRRETVVIEEVVKEISTRLELHLQRRIPHLIGMEDSIYTISSWLKKESSEAAEILTIWGMPGIGKTTLAEYMFTSHRHKFESSSFVEAIGRRCAQQPYSQIDLQKQLLGDVLKKRKIEENNADLCTSKVEKALSRKKALLVLDDVDNFQQLDVLIGTKGFHPGSKIIVTTKDGSLTEKCSLFRMKFPPKHTKLALHGLSDTASMRLLCWHAFGNNDPKKGYEKEAERVAKFCGGHPLAIKVLGCSLINKDAAIWSDVLEMLEAKGYLTDVQENVQKALQISFDSLSGDCKELFKHIACFFVGKEREVTQTILKECGFQTSYGINKLIDRCLLKIGGRNELRMHQLLQEMGRDLVRKESPEKPWKRSRVWKHEESLDLLKKDKGTHRIQGLILDTNLLRKELSHRSGSLTEHNFQNDDVNKTLRAAQPIQMVYEFFLRIWLFFARLLLMLSSSHCKKVELRADALRKMDKLKLLQLNHVKINGSYKNFPKGLRWLCMRGFHSKFIPYDLPMENLVALDMSYSNLTQLWKKPKRISNATASWVIEDS from the exons ATGGCCATCCTCACTGAATTACCAGAAGAACAAGAAGCGGCAATAAAATATGATGTTTTCCTGAGTTTCAGAGGGAAAGACACTCGTCTGGGTTTTATGGATCACCTCTACCAAGCTTTGGTGAATGAAAACATCTCTACGTTTCTTGATGAGGAAGAGGTTGAAACTGGGGAAGAACTTAAACCCGAGCTTGCAAGAGCTATAAAAAGCTCCCGTGCTTCCATAGTTGTGTTGTCTAAGAACTACGCATCTTCAACATGGTGTCTGGACGAGCTCGTGATGATCCTTGAGCAACGAAGGGTCTCTGATCATATTGTTCTCCCTGTTTTTTACAATGTCGAGCCGACACATATCAGAAAGCAAAAAAGCACTTTTGGGGAAGCGTTATTTGAACACAAACAGAGGATTGAGTCTGAAAAGGATGTGGAGAAGAAAATTCAAGGTGCTGGTAAGTTGGAGATGTGGACGAAAGGACTTACAGAGATTGCTGATTTGAAAGGAAAAGATGCAACTGGAAG AAGAGAGACGGTGGTCATCGAAGAAGTCGTGAAAGAAATTAGTACTAGACTGGAACTACACTTGCAAAGGAGAATTCCACACCTAATTGGGATGGAAGATTCTATTTATACCATCAGTTCCTGGTTAAAAAAAGAATCTTCTGAAGCTGCTGAAATTCTCACAATTTGGGGAATGCCCGGGATCGGAAAAACAACATTGGCAGAATATATGTTTACCTCGCACCGCCATAAATTTGAAAGTAGTAGCTTTGttgaagccattggaagaagATGTGCACAACAGCCATATTCGCAAATAGATTTGCAAAAACAGCTTCTTGGAGACGTTCTAAAGaaaagaaagattgaagaaaatAATGCAGATTTATGCACATCTAAGGTTGAAAAGGCATTATCTAGGAAAAAGGCACTTCTGGTTCTTGATGATGTTGATAACTTTCAGCAACTGGATGTGCTTATTGGAACAAAAGGTTTTCATCCAGGAAGCAAGATTATAGTAACAACCAAAGATGGCTCCCTAACAGAAAAGTGTTCATTGTTTCGTATGAAATTCCCTCCAAAACATACAAAGCTTGCACTTCATGGCTTAAGTGACACTGCATCTATGAGACTTTTATGTTGGCATGCGTTTGGAAACAATGATCCGAAGAAAGGTTATGAGAAAGAAGCAGAACGAGTTGCCAAGTTTTGTGGAGGACATCCATTGGCTATTAAAGTTTTGGGTTGTTCATTAATTAATAAAGATGCAGCCATATGGAGTGACGTCCTTGAAATGTTGGAGGCAAAAGGATATTTAACTGATGTACAAGAGAATGTACAAAAGGCTCTGCAAATTAGCTTTGATTCTTTATCAGGGGACTGCAAAGAACTTTTCAAGCACATTGCTTGTTTTTTTGTTGGAAAAGAAAGAGAAGTTACACAAACAATATTAAAGGAATGTGGGTTTCAAACATCATATGGGATCAACAAGCTCATTGATAGATGTCTTCTCAAAATTGGAGGAAGAAATGAGTTGAGGATGCATCAATTGCTTCAAGAGATGGGGAGAGATTTAGTCCGTAAAGAATCACCTGAAAAGCCATGGAAGCGTAGTCGAGTATGGAAACATGAGGAGTCCCTCGATTTGTTGAAAAAGGACAAG GGCACCCATAGGATTCAAGGTCTTATCCTTGACACGAATCTATTGAGAAAGGAGCTATCGCATAGATCAGGTAGTCTGACTGAGCATAACTTCCAAAATGATGATGTGAACAAGACTCTTAGAGCTGCCCAACCAATCCAGATGGTCTATGAGTTCTTTTTAAGAATTTGGTTGTTTTTTGCTCGGCTTCTCCTAATGCTTTCATCTTCTCATTGCAAAAAAGTCGAATTGAGAGCAGATGCATTAAGAAAGATGGATAAGCTAAAGCTACTCCAACTCAATCATGTAAAAATCAACGGATCATACAAGAATTTTCCAAAAGGTTTAAGGTGGTTGTGCATGCGTGGATTCCATTCAAAATTCATACCTTACGACTTACCAATGGAAAATTTGGTTGCTCTTGACATGTCTTACAGTAATCTCACACAACTTTGGAAGAAGCCAAAG AGGATATCCAATGCAACAGCATCTTGGGTCATTGAAGATTCTTAA
- the LOC111911851 gene encoding disease resistance protein RUN1 isoform X1, producing MAILTELPEEQEAAIKYDVFLSFRGKDTRLGFMDHLYQALVNENISTFLDEEEVETGEELKPELARAIKSSRASIVVLSKNYASSTWCLDELVMILEQRRVSDHIVLPVFYNVEPTHIRKQKSTFGEALFEHKQRIESEKDVEKKIQGAGKLEMWTKGLTEIADLKGKDATGRRETVVIEEVVKEISTRLELHLQRRIPHLIGMEDSIYTISSWLKKESSEAAEILTIWGMPGIGKTTLAEYMFTSHRHKFESSSFVEAIGRRCAQQPYSQIDLQKQLLGDVLKKRKIEENNADLCTSKVEKALSRKKALLVLDDVDNFQQLDVLIGTKGFHPGSKIIVTTKDGSLTEKCSLFRMKFPPKHTKLALHGLSDTASMRLLCWHAFGNNDPKKGYEKEAERVAKFCGGHPLAIKVLGCSLINKDAAIWSDVLEMLEAKGYLTDVQENVQKALQISFDSLSGDCKELFKHIACFFVGKEREVTQTILKECGFQTSYGINKLIDRCLLKIGGRNELRMHQLLQEMGRDLVRKESPEKPWKRSRVWKHEESLDLLKKDKGTHRIQGLILDTNLLRKELSHRSGSLTEHNFQNDDVNKTLRAAQPIQMVYEFFLRIWLFFARLLLMLSSSHCKKVELRADALRKMDKLKLLQLNHVKINGSYKNFPKGLRWLCMRGFHSKFIPYDLPMENLVALDMSYSNLTQLWKKPKHLGSLKILNLSNSKLVRVEGFSGLPALERLYLTNCESLVHVCESIGGCDSLLVLDLSYCDKLSNVPISISKLKNVRILSFDGCLGASEFLMRMKDMKSYAYSSSVGEFIPKTPKSILLPSLVTLSLVGSNLSNESFPKNFSSMPMLKALCLRKNPIDSLPDCVRSLSRLEVLDVGECWMLKSVLYPPFTIKQLSTEKCLSLIKITFHQEMLSPPVVYYDWSESLTEIQGIIKFQAIAQIEDQILCSLGWINLQHVKDQRIRISESSLWSRAKKLPIPVQMFYEFGIFSTCFHGKAVPDWLHHKSKGSSISIAMPSSSMNKSIQGINISFVHTFPGIGKQSRLKIKVQNVTINRTWIYYGHIFSFRETDEDMVWLSHWMFGNEIKNGDEVCVTILENKLYGGVMVRECAIGPVYTNKDNNEEDPLSYYKSWKHIIGGDLSDFQVASGEYFLNNFRFISHYHVFKRPLN from the exons ATGGCCATCCTCACTGAATTACCAGAAGAACAAGAAGCGGCAATAAAATATGATGTTTTCCTGAGTTTCAGAGGGAAAGACACTCGTCTGGGTTTTATGGATCACCTCTACCAAGCTTTGGTGAATGAAAACATCTCTACGTTTCTTGATGAGGAAGAGGTTGAAACTGGGGAAGAACTTAAACCCGAGCTTGCAAGAGCTATAAAAAGCTCCCGTGCTTCCATAGTTGTGTTGTCTAAGAACTACGCATCTTCAACATGGTGTCTGGACGAGCTCGTGATGATCCTTGAGCAACGAAGGGTCTCTGATCATATTGTTCTCCCTGTTTTTTACAATGTCGAGCCGACACATATCAGAAAGCAAAAAAGCACTTTTGGGGAAGCGTTATTTGAACACAAACAGAGGATTGAGTCTGAAAAGGATGTGGAGAAGAAAATTCAAGGTGCTGGTAAGTTGGAGATGTGGACGAAAGGACTTACAGAGATTGCTGATTTGAAAGGAAAAGATGCAACTGGAAG AAGAGAGACGGTGGTCATCGAAGAAGTCGTGAAAGAAATTAGTACTAGACTGGAACTACACTTGCAAAGGAGAATTCCACACCTAATTGGGATGGAAGATTCTATTTATACCATCAGTTCCTGGTTAAAAAAAGAATCTTCTGAAGCTGCTGAAATTCTCACAATTTGGGGAATGCCCGGGATCGGAAAAACAACATTGGCAGAATATATGTTTACCTCGCACCGCCATAAATTTGAAAGTAGTAGCTTTGttgaagccattggaagaagATGTGCACAACAGCCATATTCGCAAATAGATTTGCAAAAACAGCTTCTTGGAGACGTTCTAAAGaaaagaaagattgaagaaaatAATGCAGATTTATGCACATCTAAGGTTGAAAAGGCATTATCTAGGAAAAAGGCACTTCTGGTTCTTGATGATGTTGATAACTTTCAGCAACTGGATGTGCTTATTGGAACAAAAGGTTTTCATCCAGGAAGCAAGATTATAGTAACAACCAAAGATGGCTCCCTAACAGAAAAGTGTTCATTGTTTCGTATGAAATTCCCTCCAAAACATACAAAGCTTGCACTTCATGGCTTAAGTGACACTGCATCTATGAGACTTTTATGTTGGCATGCGTTTGGAAACAATGATCCGAAGAAAGGTTATGAGAAAGAAGCAGAACGAGTTGCCAAGTTTTGTGGAGGACATCCATTGGCTATTAAAGTTTTGGGTTGTTCATTAATTAATAAAGATGCAGCCATATGGAGTGACGTCCTTGAAATGTTGGAGGCAAAAGGATATTTAACTGATGTACAAGAGAATGTACAAAAGGCTCTGCAAATTAGCTTTGATTCTTTATCAGGGGACTGCAAAGAACTTTTCAAGCACATTGCTTGTTTTTTTGTTGGAAAAGAAAGAGAAGTTACACAAACAATATTAAAGGAATGTGGGTTTCAAACATCATATGGGATCAACAAGCTCATTGATAGATGTCTTCTCAAAATTGGAGGAAGAAATGAGTTGAGGATGCATCAATTGCTTCAAGAGATGGGGAGAGATTTAGTCCGTAAAGAATCACCTGAAAAGCCATGGAAGCGTAGTCGAGTATGGAAACATGAGGAGTCCCTCGATTTGTTGAAAAAGGACAAG GGCACCCATAGGATTCAAGGTCTTATCCTTGACACGAATCTATTGAGAAAGGAGCTATCGCATAGATCAGGTAGTCTGACTGAGCATAACTTCCAAAATGATGATGTGAACAAGACTCTTAGAGCTGCCCAACCAATCCAGATGGTCTATGAGTTCTTTTTAAGAATTTGGTTGTTTTTTGCTCGGCTTCTCCTAATGCTTTCATCTTCTCATTGCAAAAAAGTCGAATTGAGAGCAGATGCATTAAGAAAGATGGATAAGCTAAAGCTACTCCAACTCAATCATGTAAAAATCAACGGATCATACAAGAATTTTCCAAAAGGTTTAAGGTGGTTGTGCATGCGTGGATTCCATTCAAAATTCATACCTTACGACTTACCAATGGAAAATTTGGTTGCTCTTGACATGTCTTACAGTAATCTCACACAACTTTGGAAGAAGCCAAAG CATCTTGGGTCATTGAAGATTCTTAATCTGAGTAATTCCAAGCTTGTTAGAGTCGAAGGCTTCTCCGGGTTACCTGCACTTGAGAGGTTGTATCTTACAAACTGTGAAAGCTTAGTTCATGTGTGTGAGTCAATTGGTGGATGTGATAGCCTTCTTGTTCTTGACTTGAGCTACTGTGATAAGCTTAGTAATGTTCCAATTAGCATTAGCAAATTAAAGAATGTTAGAATTTTATCATTTGACGGTTGCTTAGGTGCTAGTGAATTTCTAATGCGGATGAAGGATATGAAGTCATATGCATATTCCTCTTCTGTTGGAGAATTTATACCGAAAACTCCAAAATCAATTTTGCTACCTTCACTAGTAACCTTGTCGCTTGTAGGCAGTAATTTATCTAATGAATCCTTTCCAAAGAACTTCAGTAGCATGCCAATGTTGAAGGCATTATGTCTAAGGAAGAATCCAATTGATTCCCTGCCTGATTGTGTGAGAAGCCTTAGTAGGCTTGAGGTACTCGACGTTGGAGAATGTTGGATGCTGAAGTCGGTATTGTACCCTCCATTTACAATCAAACAGTTGTCTACTGAAAAGTGTTTGTCACTTATTAAAATAACATTCCATCAAGAAATGTTGTCACCACCAGTTGTGTATTATGATTGGTCGGAGTCATTGACCGAAATTCAAGGCATAATCAAATTTCAAGCTATTGCACAAATTGAGGACCAGATATTATGTAGCTTGGGGTGGATAAATTTACAACATGTGAAAGATCAGAGGATCCGGATATCGGAGTCATCCTTATGGTCTCGTGCAAAGAAACTCCCAATTCCAGTCCAG ATGTTTTACGAATTTGGAATATTTAGCACATGTTTTCATGGGAAAGCAGTTCCGGATTGGTTACATCATAAAAGCAAGGGTTCATCAATATCAATAGCCATGCCATCGTCTTCAATGAATAAGAGTATACAAGGAATAAATATAAGCTTTGTGCATACATTTCCAGGCATAGGAAAGCAAAGTCGTTTAAAAATAAAAGTACAAAACGTGACAATAAATCGCACCTGGATATATTATGGTCATATTTTTTCTTTCCGAGAAACTGATGAAGATATGGTATGGTTAAGTCATTGGATGTTTGGGAATGAGATAAAAAATGGTGATGAAGTTTGTGTTACAATATTAGAAAATAAACTATATGGTGGAGTAATGGTAAGAGAGTGTGCAATCGGTCCTGTGTACACTAATAAGGACAATAATGAAGAAGATCCTTTGAGTTATTACAAGTCGTGGAAACATATTATTGGTGGTGATCTGTCCGATTTTCAAGTAGCCTCAGGAGAGTACTTTCTAAACAATTTTCGTTTTATTTCTCATTACCATGTATTTAAAAGACCTCTTAACTAA